One segment of Setaria viridis chromosome 4, Setaria_viridis_v4.0, whole genome shotgun sequence DNA contains the following:
- the LOC117854151 gene encoding uncharacterized protein At1g66480, with protein sequence MGNSIGGRRKGAKVMQLDGTAFRVKPPAFAGTVLRDHPGFQLLESEEVKLLGVRARPLAHDAQLRPGRLYFLVALPRPAVPPRRAWSGALHVGARERLESLMLTRRSTSDLSLPASAATAPASPLSTASEGGPVRLRMRLPKAQVEKLMAESRDGAEAAARIMQLCAANAGSGAATPERGILRTPERSPRFVPTPDWGVGAGAFPQTPERSPRFAATPDWGTGFMMPAGAGTAPRTPERWPALPRMPEYASPDVKASRKEKRTRFVALPDEIIA encoded by the exons ATGGGCAACAGCATCGGCGGCCGGCGCAAGGGCGCCAAGGTCATGCAGCTGGACGGCACGGCGTTCCGCGTCAAGCCGCCGGCGTTCGCGGGCACGGTGCTGCGCGACCACCCGGGGTTCCAGCTCCTCGAGTCCGAGGAGGTCAAGCTCCTGGGCGTCCGCGCCCGCCCGCTCGCGCACGACGCGCAGCTCCGCCCGGGCCGGCTCTACTTCCTCGTCGCGCTGCCCCGGCCGGCggtcccgccgcgccgcgcgtggTCCGGCGCGCTCCACGTCGGCGCGCGGGAGCGACTCGAGTCGCTCATGCTCACGCGCCGGTCCACCTCCGACCTCTCCCTCCCAGcgtccgccgccacggcgccggcgtcgcctcTCTCCACCGCCTCCGAGGGTGGGCCCGTCCGGCTCCGGATGCGCCTGCCCAAGGCGCAGGTCGAGAAGCTCATGGCCGAGAGCCGGGACGGCGCCGAAGCCGCCGCCAGGATCATGCAGCTGTGCGCGGCCAacgccggcagcggcgccgccacgccggaGAGGGGGATACTGCGGACGCCCGAGCGGAGCCCGCGGTTCGTGCCCACGCCGGACTggggcgtcggcgccggcgcgttcCCGCAGACGCCGGAGCGGAGCCCGAGGTTCGCGGCAACGCCAGACTGGGGGACCGGGTTCATGatgccggcgggcgcggggacGGCGCCGAGGACGCCGGAGAGGTGGCCCGCGCTGCCCCGCATGCCGGAGTACGCGTCGCCGGACGTCAAGGCTAGCCGGAAAGAG AAGCGAACGCGGTTCGTGGCGCTGCCAGACGAGATAATCGCGTGA